The Aquitalea magnusonii region GAAACCTGTACCTGGCCTTGACCCAGAGAGCATTCAATTCCTTACGTATGCTTTCGCTGTTGACAAGCAGAATGTCTACGCACGCACACAAAAAATAGTTCATTGTGAGTCAGCTGACCGTCCCTCCGTCAGGGCAGACGATAACTTACATAATGCTATTCGAGATAAAAATGGGCTGATTTACATTAACTCTGCCGGGTTAGTTGAACGCAGAGATTGAATCACACCCAGTTTGCTAGATACATTTGCTGCCGCTTTCAGTAGGAAAGCGGCCATTTTTCATCGATCACTCGGTCGTCTGCTTTGGCCGACATCCAGCCAAACAGAAGGGGGCATCCGCCCCCTTCGTCCTGCTTATCCACCGTCCCTACACGTAAGTCCCCCTCAGCTTCCGGGCGATCCATTCCACGACTTGCGGCACAACGGCGTTGCCGGCAGCTTGAGCCTCTGCAAAGTTGGTCGCATCCAGTCCGAGGCAAAGCCCATGATGCTCAGACGCTCGGGCCCGCTCAGCCATCGAATCCCATCCGTCGGCTTGAGCGATGAGGCCTGCACCATGGATAGGGATCTGGCTGGCAGCTTGTCCGGCAAGTAAAGTAGGGAAAGGCGTGAGCCCGGATTGTTGCGCTGGCGGCGTGCCAGGAACTGCTGCCACTGTGCAGGCGTCAGCCAGCAGCTCGATGGGGGGATGCACCATGAGCAGAAGAAGACCGGCAACAATGAATACGCGACGGCGTTTTGTGGGGACTCCGAAGCATGAAGCATCCAGCACCCGCCAGCATCCCAGATACCCGCATGCGGCAAGCGTTGAAATGACTGTCTGGAAGTCCTGGCCATCTCGGCAAGAGAGCAGCCCCGTGACGTTTTCAAGCACCAGCCAGCGAGGCTGTAGCTCGCGGGCAAGGCGGCAGACTTCAAACAACAGGCCAGAGCGCTGGCCGGCCAGGCCTTGCCGGGCTCCCATGGTGGACAGGTCCTGGCAGGGAAAGCCGCCGACCAGGACGTCAACGGCGCTGAGCTTGTGGCTGCCGACGGTACGCACGTCGTCGAACTGGCGGGCGTGGGGGAAACGGTCGGCGAGGACGGCGCGGCAAACGGGCTTGATTTCGACTTGCCAGGCGGTGGTGAAACCGGCGTTTTCAAAGCCGATGCCGAAGCCGCCGATGCCGGCGAAATCAGCCCATGTCCTCTTCCATCTCGCGCGCGCTCTCCAGGATGATCTGACGCAACCATTCAATGCCGGGGTCATTGGTGCGATAGC contains the following coding sequences:
- a CDS encoding DNA cytosine methyltransferase; translated protein: MTPALNGCVRSSWRARARWKRTWADFAGIGGFGIGFENAGFTTAWQVEIKPVCRAVLADRFPHARQFDDVRTVGSHKLSAVDVLVGGFPCQDLSTMGARQGLAGQRSGLLFEVCRLARELQPRWLVLENVTGLLSCRDGQDFQTVISTLAACGYLGCWRVLDASCFGVPTKRRRVFIVAGLLLLMVHPPIELLADACTVAAVPGTPPAQQSGLTPFPTLLAGQAASQIPIHGAGLIAQADGWDSMAERARASEHHGLCLGLDATNFAEAQAAGNAVVPQVVEWIARKLRGTYV